The Drosophila sechellia strain sech25 unplaced genomic scaffold, ASM438219v1 Y_37, whole genome shotgun sequence genome contains the following window.
CAATATCATCCACACAAAGTCATTTAGCGGAGGAGCAGTCGGAGCGCTTGCACAAGTGGATTTCAAAGGATCAACTCGAGAAACTTCATTCGGCGTTTCTAAACACTCCCGAGCGTCATGTTGGCATTGATGAATTGCGTATCATACTTGAAGAACTAGACATAACGTTCAATGATTCAATGTATACACGGCTCTTTTTAAAGATTAATCAGAATCGTGATTTTAAGGTGGATTGGAATGAGTTTGTatcttatttaatatttggctTTCAAGAGGAGGATCCGAGCAGCCAAAAGGAGTCTTTAATTTTACCAATCTCCGGACCCCCAATGGTTAGGAAATCAGAACACCGTTCAGCTATATGTTGTTTGGCCCTCCTCAAAGCCAAATCGGACCAAATACCAATTGATGAAGTAACCGAGACTATTAACTTTTCCTTTGGCGGTGAGGATTCTCCAGAAGCTTCTGGTATGTGGGTCACGGCCAGCCACGAGGGAATGATGCGTTTTTGGACATCTCATATGGAA
Protein-coding sequences here:
- the LOC116803464 gene encoding WD repeat-containing protein on Y chromosome-like; this translates as MSVIFNASVNTKSAVEYQTISSTQSHLAEEQSERLHKWISKDQLEKLHSAFLNTPERHVGIDELRIILEELDITFNDSMYTRLFLKINQNRDFKVDWNEFVSYLIFGFQEEDPSSQKESLILPISGPPMVRKSEHRSAICCLALLKAKSDQIPIDEVTETINFSFGGEDSPEASGMWVTASHEGMMRFWTSHMEPIRTASSESSKFK